The following are encoded together in the Pseudanabaena sp. FACHB-2040 genome:
- a CDS encoding efflux RND transporter periplasmic adaptor subunit, with the protein MQSDAANVNSPATQQDEPSRYDIETAGPPPRSSTRSQRRWLPALGLLLLLTGLGLGWRWWQGRGADPGGQAAAQQPPGMPVQLETLETTTVIDFSEFIGSLDAPDSIEIRPEITGRISQIYVSQGERVAAGTPLVQLRPDQQQADVASVLASVSVARAAQANALSQVEAAQADRIAQEAEVNLQRQNFERTATLVERGALSEQALDEVRRDRDTAIAQLNAIDRRIQAAEAGLAEARAGVTQAQANADRANAQLQEATIVAPFDGIVGDIPARVGSVVTNSDVLTTLTRNQSLNLRLSVPLERAPELRTGQQVELTDNQGNVVQTGVVSFIAPRVEGGAQSILAEATFDNPSGQLRDGQFVRARLIWDQRAGLLVPATAITRLAGEPFVFVAEPPDPTAQPPQQPGSAEQPPAGQPPAGQPPTLVAQQRPVQLGNIQGNDYQVLEGLSAGDQIVVSGVLNLADGVPIMPVPPASEAGSGAPTTP; encoded by the coding sequence GTGCAGTCTGATGCAGCAAACGTAAATTCTCCGGCAACCCAACAAGATGAACCGTCCCGGTATGACATAGAAACGGCGGGTCCTCCGCCGAGATCCTCCACCCGCTCCCAGCGCCGCTGGTTGCCGGCACTGGGGCTCTTACTGTTGCTGACTGGCCTAGGGTTGGGCTGGCGCTGGTGGCAGGGACGAGGAGCCGATCCCGGCGGGCAGGCGGCAGCTCAACAGCCTCCAGGAATGCCAGTGCAGCTAGAAACGCTGGAAACAACCACAGTTATTGACTTCTCTGAGTTTATTGGCTCCCTAGATGCGCCAGATTCGATCGAGATCCGGCCTGAAATCACGGGACGGATCAGTCAAATTTACGTAAGCCAGGGGGAGCGAGTCGCAGCCGGAACGCCTCTGGTGCAGCTCAGGCCCGATCAACAGCAGGCTGATGTGGCTAGCGTTTTAGCTAGCGTGAGCGTGGCCCGCGCCGCCCAAGCCAACGCCTTGTCTCAGGTCGAGGCAGCGCAGGCAGATCGGATCGCCCAGGAGGCTGAAGTCAATTTGCAGCGGCAGAACTTTGAGCGCACCGCTACCCTGGTTGAACGGGGAGCGCTATCTGAACAGGCCCTAGACGAAGTCCGGCGGGATAGGGATACTGCGATCGCACAGCTCAATGCCATTGATCGCCGCATTCAGGCCGCCGAAGCTGGGCTAGCAGAAGCCAGGGCCGGAGTAACCCAGGCCCAAGCCAACGCCGATCGGGCTAATGCCCAGCTTCAAGAAGCCACCATTGTTGCGCCCTTTGACGGCATTGTGGGCGATATTCCTGCCAGAGTGGGCAGTGTCGTAACCAACAGCGACGTTCTCACCACCCTCACCCGCAACCAGTCCCTCAACCTGCGGCTATCAGTGCCTCTAGAGCGGGCCCCTGAGCTGCGAACAGGGCAGCAGGTTGAGTTGACCGACAACCAGGGCAACGTTGTACAGACTGGGGTCGTCAGCTTTATTGCTCCTCGAGTTGAGGGCGGTGCTCAAAGCATTCTGGCTGAAGCCACCTTTGATAACCCCAGCGGCCAACTGCGAGACGGCCAGTTTGTGCGGGCACGGCTGATTTGGGATCAGCGGGCTGGACTTTTGGTGCCAGCTACCGCCATTACCCGGCTGGCGGGAGAACCCTTTGTCTTTGTGGCAGAACCGCCTGACCCCACCGCTCAACCACCACAGCAGCCTGGCTCAGCCGAACAGCCCCCAGCTGGGCAGCCCCCAGCCGGGCAGCCTCCGACACTCGTAGCTCAACAGCGCCCTGTGCAGTTGGGCAACATCCAGGGCAACGACTATCAGGTACTAGAAGGTCTATCAGCGGGTGATCAAATCGTCGTTTCTGGGGTGCTAAACCTGGCTGACGGTGTGCCGATTATGCCCGTTCCTCCTGCCTCAGAGGCAGGCTCAGGGGCTCCCACGACTCCTTAA
- a CDS encoding PadR family transcriptional regulator, with the protein MFEIAALGLLQREPLHGYRLKQQLELFMSGCISANCGTIYPLLRRLEQQGAITVVGDGASNRKIYSLTDQGRAQWQQKMMEHPQESWVNARSRFMIKFFFFAYIEPNQRIKLLANRLVLCRLRLEDKETQPLPSDPYQSAAWSWFENMLRQEISWLTQMLEQEQNKLEAAAYSASVDKT; encoded by the coding sequence ATGTTTGAAATTGCGGCTCTTGGACTTCTTCAACGAGAACCCCTTCACGGCTATCGCCTGAAGCAGCAGCTTGAACTGTTCATGAGCGGCTGCATCAGCGCCAATTGTGGCACGATTTACCCCTTGCTCAGGCGGCTAGAGCAGCAGGGAGCCATTACGGTGGTCGGAGATGGCGCGTCTAACCGCAAGATCTACAGCCTCACGGATCAGGGTCGGGCGCAGTGGCAGCAGAAGATGATGGAGCACCCGCAGGAGAGCTGGGTGAATGCGCGATCGCGTTTTATGATTAAGTTCTTCTTTTTTGCATACATCGAGCCAAATCAGCGAATTAAGCTGCTGGCAAACCGCCTTGTCCTTTGCCGTCTACGGCTAGAGGACAAGGAAACACAGCCGCTGCCCAGCGACCCCTATCAGTCTGCAGCCTGGAGCTGGTTTGAAAATATGCTGCGCCAAGAGATCAGCTGGCTCACGCAGATGCTGGAGCAAGAACAGAACAAGCTGGAGGCTGCTGCCTATTCTGCCTCTGTAGATAAAACCTAG